The proteins below are encoded in one region of Aequorivita iocasae:
- a CDS encoding ABC transporter permease gives MAWRDAKASKARLLLFMASIILGIAAVVSIQLFSQNLTDNIQRQSKSLMGADFLIDTDQLPSERAQAIIDSLKPDASEVNFVSMVAFPKNKGTKLVRVRGLQGDFPFYGNIDTQPVTAATSYQGLGGALVDATLMLQYNLTAGDSIKVGEITLPITGALNAIPGNNAVSSSVAPLVIIPYRLVADTELLQFGSRKEYQFYYKQPNTDLVALEVQLQPMLEAENADLDTHTSTSSRLGRRYDNVGSFLNLTAFIALLLGCVGIASSVNIYIKEKIKPIAILKCLGASRKQSFLIFLIQIAGIGILGGFIGTLIGIGLQELFPIVLKEFLPFDLTISITAQPIIMGILLGLVMSVLFALLPLLRTWYVSPLEVLRYSGESSKQSKKATYGVIVVVVLFLFAFSYWLLKDWLFAMAFIGGVFLTFGLLAGIATGTMKLVKNYFPKGASFTTRQSLLNLFRPNNQTIVLLVAIGLGTFLISTLYFTKDILLNKATLGQTAESANLITIDVQPAQVKEVINTFKAHDLEVLNNIPLVTMRMHSIKNELVSSIRTDTTAQIKDWLLNHEFRTTYRSTLTHSEEIVAGEWVGVQKLDDTVKISISENLAEDANVTLGDALIFNVQGVLMETVIGSIRKVDWTSLQPNFSIVFPKGVLEYAPQFNVLSTYTPTEESSAKLQRDLVTKFPNVSVIDLRQVFSVIEDILDKITWIINFMAFFSILTGIIVLIGSVRTSKYQRIKESVLLRTLGAKNKQILNITALEYLFLGILGSLLGVLLALLSSLLLAVFLFEEPFIPSLIPFLVFLPGISLLVLGIGLSNIREVLRSSPLEMLRRS, from the coding sequence ATGGCTTGGCGCGATGCCAAGGCAAGTAAGGCACGGCTGTTGCTTTTTATGGCATCCATTATCTTAGGGATTGCGGCTGTTGTTTCCATTCAGTTATTTAGCCAAAACCTTACCGATAATATCCAACGGCAATCAAAATCATTGATGGGGGCCGATTTTCTTATAGATACCGATCAGCTTCCCAGTGAACGCGCACAAGCAATTATTGATTCCCTAAAACCCGATGCTTCAGAAGTAAACTTTGTATCAATGGTAGCTTTTCCCAAGAACAAGGGCACCAAATTAGTTCGCGTACGTGGTTTGCAAGGCGATTTTCCTTTTTACGGAAATATTGATACACAGCCCGTTACAGCCGCTACTTCTTATCAAGGTTTAGGGGGCGCTTTAGTAGACGCCACTTTGATGTTGCAATACAACTTGACGGCAGGCGATTCCATTAAAGTAGGCGAAATAACTTTGCCCATAACGGGCGCATTAAACGCTATTCCCGGTAATAACGCGGTCTCCAGCTCAGTAGCGCCCTTAGTAATAATTCCGTATAGGCTGGTTGCCGACACTGAATTGTTACAGTTTGGAAGCCGAAAGGAATACCAGTTTTATTACAAACAGCCCAATACAGACCTTGTAGCTTTGGAAGTTCAATTGCAGCCCATGCTCGAGGCAGAAAACGCAGATCTGGATACCCATACCAGCACTAGCAGCCGTTTGGGGCGCAGGTATGATAATGTTGGTTCGTTTCTCAACCTTACTGCTTTCATTGCACTATTGCTGGGTTGTGTGGGGATTGCCAGCTCAGTGAATATTTACATCAAGGAAAAGATAAAGCCGATCGCCATCCTAAAATGTCTGGGCGCATCCAGAAAACAAAGCTTTTTGATTTTTCTGATTCAGATTGCTGGAATTGGAATTTTGGGAGGTTTTATAGGAACGCTGATCGGAATAGGGCTACAGGAGCTTTTCCCTATTGTATTAAAAGAGTTTCTGCCTTTTGATTTAACTATTAGTATCACTGCCCAACCCATAATCATGGGTATTCTCTTGGGCTTGGTAATGTCTGTATTATTTGCCTTACTGCCTTTATTACGCACATGGTATGTTTCGCCCCTGGAAGTACTGCGCTATAGCGGGGAATCCTCAAAACAGTCCAAAAAAGCCACCTATGGAGTTATTGTTGTGGTTGTTTTGTTTTTATTTGCCTTTTCGTATTGGTTACTTAAAGATTGGTTGTTTGCAATGGCCTTTATAGGTGGTGTTTTTTTAACCTTCGGGCTGCTTGCAGGTATTGCAACGGGTACCATGAAATTGGTAAAAAATTATTTTCCAAAGGGTGCAAGTTTTACCACACGTCAAAGCCTTCTGAATTTATTCCGACCCAACAATCAAACCATCGTATTGCTGGTAGCTATTGGCTTGGGCACCTTTTTAATCAGTACATTATATTTCACCAAGGATATTTTATTGAATAAAGCCACGCTGGGCCAAACCGCTGAAAGTGCAAACCTCATTACTATAGACGTGCAACCCGCGCAGGTAAAAGAGGTAATAAATACTTTTAAGGCCCATGATCTAGAAGTATTAAATAATATTCCGCTAGTTACTATGCGGATGCACAGTATTAAAAATGAATTGGTAAGCAGCATTCGCACAGATACTACAGCCCAAATAAAAGACTGGTTATTAAATCATGAGTTTAGAACCACCTATCGCAGTACCCTTACCCATTCCGAAGAGATTGTAGCAGGGGAGTGGGTGGGTGTGCAAAAGCTTGATGATACCGTTAAAATTTCTATCTCCGAAAATTTAGCCGAAGATGCCAATGTAACGCTAGGCGACGCCTTGATTTTTAATGTGCAGGGCGTACTTATGGAAACTGTTATTGGCAGTATTCGGAAAGTGGATTGGACAAGCCTGCAGCCCAATTTCTCTATCGTTTTTCCTAAAGGGGTCCTGGAATATGCACCACAGTTTAATGTATTGTCAACCTATACGCCCACCGAGGAAAGCTCGGCTAAGCTGCAACGCGACTTGGTCACTAAATTCCCCAATGTATCCGTTATAGATCTAAGGCAGGTGTTCAGTGTAATAGAAGATATACTGGATAAGATAACTTGGATTATCAACTTTATGGCATTTTTCAGTATCCTTACCGGGATTATTGTTTTGATAGGCTCCGTACGGACCAGCAAATACCAGCGCATAAAGGAAAGCGTCTTGCTGCGCACCTTGGGTGCCAAAAACAAACAGATACTAAACATAACCGCCCTGGAATATCTATTTCTGGGAATTTTGGGCAGTCTATTGGGGGTTCTTTTGGCCTTGCTTAGCAGCTTACTCTTGGCGGTATTTTTATTTGAGGAACCCTTTATTCCCTCGCTTATACCTTTCTTGGTTTTCTTACCGGGTATTTCCCTATTGGTTTTGGGGATAGGGTTGAGCAATATTCGTGAGGTTTTACGGAGTTCACCT